DNA sequence from the Cohnella herbarum genome:
GTTGCGCGCCGCCAGGGGTGGCGTATACCGGAATATCGACCGCTTCCAAGGAACGCAAGAAATTGCGCGATACGTTTCCGTATCCCCCCATATCGTTAACAGGGCCAGCCCAGAACACTCCAGTGCAGGACATCGGAACCCGACTCTCCTTCGCTTGCATTTTGACATTAGTATATGGAAAGATTTGCGAAGTGTTTTCAGGAGGTCAGATTATATCGCTACGTTTATCCCTTCGTGTCAGATGTCCAAACCGTTCTCCGCTGGACGCATATACTTCATTATTGGCGATCTTGCCTTACTTACGAATGGAGTGACATCCTTTATGGGATTAGCAGGCCGACCCTTCTACAACTATTTTCTGTATAACAGCAAACCGCTCCCATATAACCGTCTGCCCTATAGCAATTGTTCGGAAAGAACGATCGAAATCCCGCTCGCTCTTCATCTCCTTCGGCAGTCGGGAGCCGGTTCTGGCGAGTCGTTCCTCGAAGTCGGCAACGTGCTCGCGAATTATCAAGAACTCCTTGCCCCCTACCCCGTACTATCGAACCGGATTATCATCGACAAATACGAAGATTCCGCTGCCGTCCTTAACCTCGACTTCATGGAGTACGATACCAAACACTCCCTCATCCTCTGCCTCTCCACCGCCGCACATTACATGAAACACGGCAAGGGCGAGAATAGCTCCGTCGATCGGGAGACGCCTTTGAAAGCGATCCGGCACATCTACAACCTGCTCAAGCCGAACGGGGTCGCATGGATCACGCTTCCGTACGGTCAGCTGATGGACTGCGATTGGCTCATTCAATTCAGCGACGAATACCTCCGATTGTTAAGCGATGCTTATGGCGTGCCGCCCGATGCCATCGATGTCGAGTACTTCCGCAGGCAGGACATGGCTCTACAAATGAACACGCCTCTCCAGAGTTGGATTCAATGCGACAAAGAAGATTTAACCGATGCTTTATATGATAGTCCCTTCCCATTCTCGAACGGCATTGCCGTCGTTCGGCTTCGGAAGATCGGAAATGACGTGACGGCTGATCCCAAGCAGCATGAGCCTCTCTATTTTCGGCCCGCCCCCATTATCTCGAGCCTGTATTTCGCGCCGTTCATCAGACCCGCGGGGTTCGATAAAGACGGATTTCTAGCCGCCGGTCATCCGGGATACGTGTTCTACGGGCATCATCTAACGCTGTCTTCCCGGAGCTATCTCCTTCATACCTCGATAGAGATCGAAGGTTCCGGGGAATTCACCCTCGAGCTGACTTCCGGGAAGGGCCTCAACCTCTTATGGAATCAAACCGTTTCCGGAAAAACAGAGCTTCACTCCCGGATCGAGCTAGATCAAGACGCGTTAGACGCGGAGATTCGACTCTACAAGCACAATACGTCGGAGTGTCGCATTAGAGTGCCTTTCTTAAGACTGACCGTTGCCTAAATAAGATTCGGGAGGAAATAACATGTTCGATTACAGGCCCCATGTCTATACGGGCGATCATACGATATTAATGGATTTAACGGCCGGACCCGCCATATTTCTAGACTTAAGAGATCCGGTTTGCATGGCGATCTACTTGACCGGCGGTTGGGAGCCTTGGCTGGAGGCGGCGTTCCTGTCCCAGGTCCAGCCGGGCATGACCGTTCTCGACATCGGATCGCATTGCGGATTTTTCACTTTGCTCGCCGCCAAACAAGCCGGACCCTTAGGGAAGGTCCATGCCTTCGAGCCTAACCCTTTCCATCATCGCAACTTGCTTAAGAGCGCCTCCCTTAACGGCTTCTCGAACGTTCAATTGCATCGGGTCATGTTATCGGACTCGAACGGAGAAGAGACTATCGAGACGAGAGGAGAAGGCGGCACGAGCATATTGCACCTCAATATGCTAGAAATCAATCCCGTTACCCATACGACGGTTCGGAAAGCCGTATTAACGGACCTGCTCGGCGACTCCAAGAAGGTAGACGTCATCAAGATCGATATCGACGGAGGAGAGCCTTATATTATGGATAGTCTCTTCGAAGTCATAGACGCGAATGGAAAAATGACGATATTCATGGAATATTTGCCGATGTTATGGGGCGGTCATGCACCTCGGCCGATTATGCAGCGTTTCATCGACAAGGGGTTTACGATCTTTAATATGCCGATGGACGGCTCCCCCACTCATCCGGTTTCTATTGACCAGTTGGCAGCGCACACCGGTACTTTACATTGGGATTTGTTGCTGATTCGGGGATAGATTAGAACAAAAGGACCTTCGGGAGAAGCTCTCTCCCTGAAGGTCCTTTTTTCACGGCTATTTCTCCTTCTCGATAATCAATCCGATCGACGTGGATACATATTCGCCGAGTTTCAACCGCAGGTGAACCGGATTATGATATGGCGGAAGGTCTACGAAAGACTCGTAAGGCCCCGCTCCTGCCGTATAATCGACGGTTACCCGATATCCCTCCTGGCGTAGCTCGGAGACCATAGCCTCGATATCCCGCCTTCGATAAATGACGAGTATCGGCGCTTCCAACGTGTCCTCATCGGAGGACAGATTGAATTCAGTCGTATGAACCGCTACTCCTCCGGGCTTCAAGCATTTCATTTGATTCACGATAAACCGTTTTCCATGCTCAATCGAACCCAAATGCTCAAAGCAACAGGAAGACCATGTGAAATCGAATCGTTCGACATAATTATCGCTTATCCGATTCATGTCCGCAGTCTCGTAAGTAACCAGATTCCGAAATTGATGAGGGTCGCATATTCCCGCGTTATTTAAGTCCATGGCGTTAAGCGCATGTTGATTCGTCTCTACCCATCCTTGCTCTTTGGCTTCGTCCGCGTCCATGTCCGTCGCGACGACTTCGCAGCCGTACGAGGCGAATGCGGCGGTTAAGGGCTCTTTCCCTACCCCGAAACCCAGTCCGCTCTTGAAAGGCATTAACATATTTCGCTCGCGTAAGGCTTCGAAGATGTAACACCATTCCCAAAGCTTTCTGTGGTATCTCATTTCCTCCCGTAGCTTGCCGCAAGCATGGACAAACCAGGAAGTAGAGAAGTCCGCTTCCTTGCACAATTGCGACCCGAGCATACGACTTCCCCCTGATCATTTTTGAATTTGCGGTACCCCGTCGGAAGTTCGACGAATGGTCCACTCGACGGTTGGCCGTTCGCCCGTAAATTGGCTGCTCTCGACGGCCTCCTGGATTACGCTAGCGAATTGCGGCAACGAATGATTTTTCTCTAAATGCTCGGACGCTCTCTCCTTCAAGAGCCCGCGTAAATTCGGACTCCGATATAAGAGAATCAATTCGCGCAATATAGCGGGTTCCGATTCCGGGCCTTCCGGGATTTTGATGATCGCATCGTTCGGTAGATCGCGGAAGGCGCCCCCATCGAATACGACCGTCGGAATGCCTTGGGCAAGGGTCGCGAACGGCGCAAACGGGGCTTCCAGGTAAGCCGGGTCTTGCAGGAAAATGGCCACGCTCGTTTTCTTAAGCTGTTGCTTAAATTGCTTTGCGGTGATCTCGCCGGTAAATTTAATATGCTTAACCAACCCAAGTTCGGCGATTTGCGATTTCAGCTCGGAGAGTTTCTTCGGATCGCACCTTCCTATAATCCGGTATGTCCAATTCCAGTATCCTTGATTAAGCATTTCTTTGAGCGCACGAAGAATGATCGGATTGCATATCCGGTCTTTATCGGTAACGATTGTCGTGAAAATAAAGCGGGTTCGTTCGGGCAAAGTTTCCGGAGCGTCGATTAGAGGAGCCGGTACGGGAGCTAAGATAATATTCCGATACCCTTGGTTGATCAATTGCTCTTTATCCTGCAACGAATAGACGATAACCGCTTTCGCTTCCGCTAAGTAATAGCGATGGATAGGAACGTCCTTGCTGTCGATCTGTCCGGCCAGAAGCGCGTCTCCAACCGCCTCTGCCCTGCTCCCGAACACCTTCTGCATCACTCCGTAGAAGGAATCGATCGAATTGCGCTGCAAGGTCCATTTGACGGTAAGATCGTAAAGGTTAACGCTGTTAAGCACGACGACCCCCGGGATCGTCGCCAGATTGGAGATGTAAGGGACGATGAACAAAAAACGATCTTCGTTGCCGATTTCATATATCACATAATCGTATTTCCATTTATTTTTATCGAAATTCGTATGGGGATAGATAACGATCGGACTATCGGGATGGTCCGGCGTTTCGGAAACCAGAACTTCTTCCACATAAATATCGATTTCGCTGCGATTCGTAAGATAAGGGAGAGAATCGAATATCGCACCGTATTTATCCGGATATAAGGAATGTCTCGAGGCAAAAACCGCGATTCTTTGGCGGCAAATTTCCGTGTATCCGTCCAATACCTTTTGAGCGACGAGAGACCAATCGTATTTTTTGGCCTCTTCCCTTCCCACCTTGGACAGCTTCTTCATTTTTGCTGGATTGGACAGCATTTGGTAAATCCCGTTCGTGATCGAATCGGGATCTTCGG
Encoded proteins:
- a CDS encoding FkbM family methyltransferase, which produces MFDYRPHVYTGDHTILMDLTAGPAIFLDLRDPVCMAIYLTGGWEPWLEAAFLSQVQPGMTVLDIGSHCGFFTLLAAKQAGPLGKVHAFEPNPFHHRNLLKSASLNGFSNVQLHRVMLSDSNGEETIETRGEGGTSILHLNMLEINPVTHTTVRKAVLTDLLGDSKKVDVIKIDIDGGEPYIMDSLFEVIDANGKMTIFMEYLPMLWGGHAPRPIMQRFIDKGFTIFNMPMDGSPTHPVSIDQLAAHTGTLHWDLLLIRG
- a CDS encoding methyltransferase domain-containing protein encodes the protein MLGSQLCKEADFSTSWFVHACGKLREEMRYHRKLWEWCYIFEALRERNMLMPFKSGLGFGVGKEPLTAAFASYGCEVVATDMDADEAKEQGWVETNQHALNAMDLNNAGICDPHQFRNLVTYETADMNRISDNYVERFDFTWSSCCFEHLGSIEHGKRFIVNQMKCLKPGGVAVHTTEFNLSSDEDTLEAPILVIYRRRDIEAMVSELRQEGYRVTVDYTAGAGPYESFVDLPPYHNPVHLRLKLGEYVSTSIGLIIEKEK
- a CDS encoding glycosyltransferase; translation: MNIAFDMFFAKTAAMKRGIGRYSQNLIESILKLDTQHSYFYFYPDVSNGVAYLKEQLQQFLARNRIDVYHMMSPFNLFHLPSDLFQAYSDVMLNKEWFGNTRVAATLYDVIPLVLEKQYLNHVVRPVYMGVIEMLRSCDIVYAISETTKQDAVRLAGMDPNKIFVIMGGVDARFKPIPNFDPHRVNAKYGIHKPYVLVTGGDDPRKNLSRLIECFIVANRGLQNQYQLVIVYNSNADEKRIMLQQAAVLGAAGFIIVTGYVPDKDLVELYNGATLFAFPSLYEGFGLPIVEAMACGVPVLTSHNSSLAEIGREAAYLVNPEDPDSITNGIYQMLSNPAKMKKLSKVGREEAKKYDWSLVAQKVLDGYTEICRQRIAVFASRHSLYPDKYGAIFDSLPYLTNRSEIDIYVEEVLVSETPDHPDSPIVIYPHTNFDKNKWKYDYVIYEIGNEDRFLFIVPYISNLATIPGVVVLNSVNLYDLTVKWTLQRNSIDSFYGVMQKVFGSRAEAVGDALLAGQIDSKDVPIHRYYLAEAKAVIVYSLQDKEQLINQGYRNIILAPVPAPLIDAPETLPERTRFIFTTIVTDKDRICNPIILRALKEMLNQGYWNWTYRIIGRCDPKKLSELKSQIAELGLVKHIKFTGEITAKQFKQQLKKTSVAIFLQDPAYLEAPFAPFATLAQGIPTVVFDGGAFRDLPNDAIIKIPEGPESEPAILRELILLYRSPNLRGLLKERASEHLEKNHSLPQFASVIQEAVESSQFTGERPTVEWTIRRTSDGVPQIQK